The Osmerus eperlanus chromosome 9, fOsmEpe2.1, whole genome shotgun sequence genomic sequence GCCGTCAGCACACAAAtataactcacacacacccatagataCTATGAAATTAATATGAACAATACTTATAGGTGTTCATCACCAATCTCTTCTACAGACACAGCACAAGACAGATCAAAGGCATTTGGATTTATCAGACACTTTAATCCTGCAATAttgtgatctgcagtcaaatgctctaaccgccGAGCTATAATCCACCACCACATACCTGCACCCACTTAGCCTCGGCTCCATCTACAACTGGGCTGATCTTCAGGAGTGCCTGACTGCACTGCTggatgactgtcctggcctgcagTCCAACCGCTTGGTTACAGGCGGTTGTGGTTGACTTATGGGAGGGTGGGGCTTTGGGGCTGGACAGGACAGACCGGGATGATGGCACCTTGGGGACAGACCGGGCTGATGGCACCTTGGGGCTGGATAGGACAAGCAGACAGGTTATTCACAGGATAGACAGAATGACAGACTGTCATTACAGTGGACAAAACCCAATGTTCCTTCCTCTTGCCTCCCTTCAATTTTTCGActgatttgacatggcttgatgGGGAAAACATTGCCCTACACAGCTTGCTTTGAGCCATCCCGTCTTGCAATACAAAGAAGAAGGTAGGATTTTAATACTTTTAGGATTCGACATCCATACCTCATAACTGTCCTGTGTCTTACAGTAGACATAGGCGGCGATGCCTGCAACATGGCTGAAGATTGGGGTGGTGGTATTGATGCTTTCAGGTTCAGCTTGGCGTTGCCATTAGCCACCTGTTCAGAACCTCTCCCCTGGGTCTGGGTCCTGGTCTGGTTCCTGGTTTGGTACCGGGTTTGAGGCCAGGTCTGGGTCTTGAGAGGCTGTGGCTGGGAGGAAGTGGGTGTAGCAGGCTGAGCCTGGACCTGGGACAGGATCTGGACCTGTGGTtgaggctgggactgggacAGGATCTGGACCTGTGGttgaggctgggactggggcaggATCTGGacttggggttgaggctgggaaaGCTGTATGAAAGATACGAGAAAAGTTAGATGGTTGATGGAGCCATGACTGTAATTAGAAGAGGACTACAGGTGCACATGTGTACCTGTATTGGTTCTAGGTCCGAGCCTCGGACCAGCACCACCTTGTTCTGCTGCTGGGAGAATAGAACCATCTGCATCACTGCGTTTGTGGGAACTGGCTGCAGCTTTTCTCCACGTACGTCACGATTGTGCACATCATGGCCACCGTACTCCTCGCCAGCGTTCACAGATGCTGAACTCTCAGGACTGAGACAAGAGAGGTACAAGTACTCAAGATAAACATCCTCACGCATGTTGGTAAGCTAACGTTGGACCTAGGAATGAGAGAACGGTGCTACCTGTATGATGGAATTCCAATACCAGCTTCTTGATGCTGATCTGGTTCCACGAGGGCCTTCTTCATAGAAGCAGATAACTTATCACAGTCCTCTATGCAGCACCAAGTATCATGTTCAGAAACGCTTACCGTTGATGAGCGGTGGGGACTGGGAAGAGGAAGGTATAATTGCCCTTATTACTAGATAAACACCTACTTTTAGTTTGTTTTGGAACAATGACATTGAAGCCAAGTTTTGGACACTACATTCTGCTTTCAATCACGAGTGTGTACAGTGGGAAGTTGAATGAAGAGAACTGTCTTACCTGAAAGGTATCACATCAATTATGATGTCCTCAGGTTCTACTGGTTGTAGAACTCCAGAGGCAGGTCCTGGACGCCGCTTTGGTTTCACGAGGGCCTTCTTTGTAGAAGCAGATATCTCCGCACAGTCCTCTACCCAGTCAGCAATATCATCTTCACAAACGATTCCAGTCGCTGCACTATGTGGACTGAGACAAGACGTAGAAATACTCTTGTTGGAATAATGTTGGACCTGGCTAGCTTTAtgcattctgttcattgaataAGTGCATCTACTGGGTAGATAAGATGATGAAAACCTGATGGGAGCCAAGTCAGTATTGTTCTGCCAGGACTTGTTCGGTTGTGTAACTCCAGTAGCAGGTTCTTGATGTtgttctagttccatgggagccTCACTACACTCACTACAATTCTCAATCCAGCGGGCCACGTCAACCTCCATGGTTCCCCAGAAGTAGCGTTCCGTGAGCAGCCTCATGCATTTCTTCAAGTTCAGGTGGTTGAGCTCATCATGGAACTCTGCTAGAGCCTCATTTACCTCCTCCTGGCTGCGCAGAACCTTAAGCACCCGACTCTTGATCATGATATGTAGCAGACCGTCTGGGAAGAAAGCAATTCCCAAATCAAGAATTAGACAAATGTATAAATTAAATACTCAAGGTAAAGGTTTCTCCATACATTTCTAGCAAATAGTAAATCTAAACCAAAAAAAGAATTTTGACATATATACTCAGGTTATACTTAGTCATATTGCATGTTATGGACAGCTGCAATAATAAACCTTTTCCACTGTTGTCCACTAAGTAAAGATGAGAATATTTACCTTTGATGATAAACTTCTTGCAAAAGCGTCTGATGGTGTTCTTCTCTACAGAGCTGAGTCCGGAAGGGTAGATATTCTCCCTTATGTATCTGTCCACAACATCGTACTTGGCAAAGAAGGCCTGATCGCTTGTAGTGCCCTGGGAGAATTCATTAAGTCCCAAAGCAAGCACCTTTTTGGAGATGCTGGGAGACTGTTGCTAGAGACAAGGTCAAGGGTCAGACTCCACAAAGCTTTGTATCTTTAACTTTTGGTAATGATGATAATAAGCTCATTCTTTGGTTTGGTCTCTTAACAGTCACACTCTAATCAAACACTATTGTCCTTTATCCTATGTCTGTAAGGTCTACAATCTAGTACAATTGTACTGTATTTAAATCTCTTGTTGTCATTCTGATACCATCATGTCTGCTTTCTTACCACAGGTTGCTGGTACAAGAACATGCTGGGGACAGCATCTGGTTTCAGGACTACAGTGTCTCCACTCCGATCAAAGCAGTCCTCTGTGAAGTGTCCAGAGCAGACCACAGACCTGGGCCGGGGGAACCAGCTGGGTCGGCCCATAGCCTTGACCCAGCAGTCCAGCAAGTGGGGTTTGTGGATGGGGAACCTGAGGAAACAGAACGGTAacagactggctgactgactgactgagggaCTAGACAGTGtggtcttacatttacattacatttattcatttagcagacgcttttatccaaagcgacttccaagagagagctttacaaaagtgcataggtcaatgatcataaacaacgagatagcccccaaaaacattgtgggcagccaaaacatgaagcatacattgtgaaaagccaatgggaagaaacataagagcatgtagttaaacaagttacaatcaaacaacatgatcctcgaaagtgcaagagtgtacctgtaggaaagcaagcaaaaaTAATATGATATATCTTACGGGTGAAAGGTTATGCCCAGTCCTCTCTCTACGGGCCCGCTGTAGTTGTTACACTTGTACACGCTGCACATGTGCTTCCTGGACTCTCTGTCCACACAGCATTGGTCACAATTGGCAATCCAGTCAGCCAAGTCACGGGTCATGGTGCCCCAGAAGTACTGCTTGCTCATGGACGCATAGCTGTAACTCATCCCTTTGTGACCCCGGTCGTTATGGAACTGTTTCAGAATGTTGACGACCTCCTCGCGGCTACGCAGTACCCGTCTCAGTGCCGGCCTCTGGTTGTTCATCAGCACGCCACCTtacatggagagagaagagtaaAATTAGCATCGAGCAGAGTAAAGGAGATCTCTGGTGTCCATATCCAATATTTATTTAGTGCTATTTTTCTAATGTTTTGAACTTTATCTCTATACTATTACTACACCCTCTCTGTTTACCTGTGAGAATAAACCCTTTAGACTGCCTTCTGATGGAGCCCTTTACTGCTTTGGATATCTTGAAGTATCGGCCGGTACTCAGGTAGTGCTCCATTGCGTCATACCTGGCGAAGAGTGGCTCTTTAACGAACGTGGCAGACCCATCAGCCCTCCCCTTCCTGAAGGACAGCCTGTTGGTCTCAGGAGGAGGCAGTGCATACTGGTGTTCCTCGCGTTTCAAAGTGTCGTTGCTTGCAGAGATGAGCTCCTCCAGGCTTCCGAACTCCAGAGAGTGGTCATCAGTCTCCGACTCCTGAAAAAGCGGCTCCTTTAAAGAGTTAGTAGTTAAGTTACCTCTGTGGTAGGTGACACCATGAAAGGCTTTTTTTAATGAGCAATGAGATTAGTACCTCTTTGAGAGGCAGAGCCACTGCTATAGTAGGTACAGCGTCAGGTTTAAGAACCAGCCCTTCCTCCGAACTCTCAAAGCAGTCATCTGTGAAGTGTTTTGAGCAGAGGTAGACATTTGATCCGATggaccacctgtctctctgggcCAAAGCCACCCACAGATCCATCCTTTCTGGGCTGTCTCTGGGGAACCTGGTCACAGGGAAAGAAAATATGGCGCTTGCCTTAGTCAGACTAATGGTTCTTTATGTTTCCTGTTGTTGTAAGATTAGCCATGCTAAAATATGATAAAAACCGCAACCTTCAGGAGGAACAGAGGATCACGTTAGAGAGGTGTATTTTCAGTGAGTCCTCTATTACCTGTGAAAGGTGGTGCCATCGTTCTGGTGAACGCTGCTGCTCTCACAGCCATAGGCGATGCAGCGAAAACTATTTCCCACGGAGGAGTTGTTGTAGACTGGTTTGTTCTTGCATGTCTCACAGTTCTTGATCCATGTATTGATGGCAGGACACATGCCACCCCAATGGTACATCCTGTTGAGGGACTTGAGCATTCTTTTCTGGCCCGCATGGTCGTTGTTGTCATGGTACTGCGTCAGGACCTCTCGTATCTCCTCCTCAGTCCTCAAGACCTTGCAGAGACCACCATGCGATTTTCGAAACAACACACCGTCTAAGAAGAAAAATGTACCACCACTGGAGATTATTAGATGCAAAAGAAAGATCAAGATGGCAACAATTGAATAAGGAAATAAACATAATTGAAATTAAAAGTTAAAATAACTACCCTTTAGGGCGAAATTGAGTGAAGATCTACGAATGGTCTGCCTTTGGGCCTTAGTATACCCTGATGGGTACGACCCCCCTGACAGAAGATTATATATTGCTTCCCACTTTCCTTCCATGGctgtaaaaaaataagaaaagaaaCAAGCATCAATATACAGATACatttaaagaaaataaagaTTAAAAGCTTCTATTTTACACCAAAAAATCTATCATTTtcaaatagttcacttttaagTGATGCATGCCCCATTGGATGCCTAACTTTTCAATAAAAAATAGTTACAAAAATGATCACTGCACTCCTGTGTTCGTAAGAATGTGACTTGAAACAGTTCTCATTACTGCTAGGTTAGCTGTCTTGGTATTATAAAAATGAACATAATTAGTCAAACAATTGTCTTACAGGTTGAAATCCATGCGCAAGTAGTAAAAAGGAACAGAAATTATCATTACACCAGGAAATCCATGCGCAACTACTGAAAGATTATGGCCGTGTTTCAGTGTGACCAAAATGACGCTATTTAATGTGCGCGTGCGCAGTAAGCCACGGTAAGACAATCTGACGGGTAGGATAAAAACGGCAGATGTTCAGCCACAAAAAGATCCCAGTTGAAGACACATAAAAAGGCGTATATTGTGTTTTAACATGCATATTTAGCCTAAGAGGAACAATACCTTTCGCAGTACGTTCATACCAAATTAACAAAATGATGTATATCCTTTACTGAATACTTTCTGAAGGATAGATTTGAGACAAGCTTGTCAACAGTTGTGGCGTATGTTGTGAAGAACCGATTCAGATTGcttctccacttcctgtcaaCTTCCTTGTTTAGTTTAGTTGTCGCCACCTATTGGCTGGTATCTATAACAGTCTGAACTTTCCCTGATAATATTGAAAGTTATTTTATATGATGGGTCCTTGATTTGAAAGGGTTCAATAAGATTTTCAGTATGCTTCTGTAACAAGTTACATCCACGGTAATCATACAGACgttggaaagagaggaggggggagggggttaacAAATGTGACAGGTAGACACCAAGACACAGATGGCTGAAATGTACTGATTTCAACAATAACGCTGAGTGTAGGTTTAAAATGATTTATGTACAGTACATTCACTCATCAACAAACAACAATCTGGATATTAAACCGATCATATTCCCACAATGCTGCCAAGTTAttgtaacccttgtgttatctgcccttgggtcacaatgacccgaaggcagcacaagggttaaggaccaGTGTTTCAGATCCAGCTCTAAAATGGTACCATCTCCCATGAGATTCAGAACTCCATTAAGTGTGTGTACGGTCCATTCGTATCCAGCTTTAACACCTGTCGGTTCCCATAAGTCCCGTGCTTGACTGTCGTCTTAGCCCCGGCCCCCTCCTCCGCCGTGCGTCCTCTAGCCGAGTCCAGCTCCCTCTCACACTGACAGACAAAGTCTGAATAGAGCCTGAGGCCCTCCTCTTTTCTGATGTTGTTGTGGTACTGCATGCCCTTGCCCTTGGCCTTGCCCCCCAGGGTAGCCTGCGGCACCACCAGCACACTCCCAGGCAGCTCCAGGACGGACGTGTACTTCCCGGAGTCTGCCTCACACAGTCTCAGGTTCAGCAGGGTGGAcactgagacagagaaggggcgTCAGAGCAAGACATCTATTTATACATTCATTGTTTCGATGTAAGTGAGGAGGCAGAAAATGGAGACCATAAAGGAGAGGTTAATACACTACATAAGTGCACTACAACCGACATAAAGTAACACAATACAGTGTACCCACCCATTTTGGGGATGATATCCTCAGTGGCTCCCTTAAAAAAGCATATGTATATCACCATCCCCCGGTTAATCTTAAACagaaacaaaaacattatttaGAAAATGAATGAAGCCTAGTAAATAGTTCATGAGAAAAAGCCATCATGGCAACAGTCTTTGACAGTTAAGATGCATGTACAATGCACGGTCTGAGGACAGTAAGCCTCCATCTATATTACCTACCTCCACCCATTCAGCCCCGGACTCCTCATCCGCCGGTTTCACCTGCAGCCTAGCGTGAATACACTGCTGAAGGACCGTTCTTGCATGTGCAGCAGCACCTGCCTCTTCTGTCATTTTTGCAACGATGTTGGCCAAAGGATAATTTAGGAAATGTAAAAAGTTGGACAACTCATTAAACTAAAGCGAACTAATGTTAGATTTTAAAATAACATGGCACTAAATCAGGTAATGCTAAAAGGAGGTGAGACTGGCTTCCGGGAAACTTTGAACTGAATCATGTGACAAACGAGAGTTCGTAGGCTGCACAATACTTGTTTCCTCGCGATATTTTAGCAACTCGACGGAGGGGTGAGAATTTCTGAAATACAATACAAGATGGCAAGAAATTAATTAATAAACAGACTCAAGTACAAGTACTAGCGTATTGCATTCACCATAGATTTTTTTTAGATCTCATAATTACAAGAACATATATTTTTggggaaaaatattttttcgaAGCTTTGTTTCAAATTCTTTTTttaacctttcgaaacttttgtttttgaaacttttgttttacacacacaagttaaaggggaagagagaggaagagaggggagaacagAAAAGCCTTAAACAAAGTTGGTTAAAGCAGACTatagtacaatagagtacagtagagtatagtagagtcctcatcaagtagccttctcatcaatgatgcaactcttaaaaaaaaaaacctttttttcaaaacttttttttcgaaaatatatatatttttttaacattttgaaacctttttttttttttattctcggAAACTCTGCTTAAATATGTTCTGCATGTATTTGATGATTATGGCCTTATTTGCGTCCTATACTTTTCTTCACACAAAATATCTCTATGGCTCTGTTACTACCAAGCTGCTATCCACCTTTTCTTGTGGACAGCACGATCCAGAGCTGTTATGATCTAATGTCATCCAAATGTTTAAATGGATCACTCGCTGGATGCAAAAAATATGGTCAACAAGTAAAAAATCTACAACTTCTGTTTAGTTATTTGCTGACATTTGAGAAAACCTTCCTTAACTCTTGCATTAATTCATCACCCTAGGATACCACGTTCGATGATTTTGCAATCAACTACTCTAGACTTGAGTTGGGAAGCGGAGTTTGGGGAGAAGGAGGGTTTGAGAGCAGATGTGTCCACATCACCTATCGCCGGTGTTTAAATTATAGTCGACTGTTCTTcttgtgtagcctacatcataatCTGGTCGGAGTGAAAGTGTCAACTAATAGGTAAGacaacttttttttcaaaatattATGTACTTAAAGTAGCATGCTTCGAAGCTTGAAGCTCCGTAGCTGAACATGGGCTCTGTCTATTTCCTGGACGAAAATATTGTCCAAACTATGTCACAGCAGAATTGGAATACTAGCCAATATATTTTTGTAGTGCATGATTTGCACTAGGCTAATTCATTAAACTTTAATATGCATGTGAGTAACGTCGATTTAATGTAAAGATATGAACGTATCGCATAATTTGAAGTAGTAATGTAAACATTTTGCTGAGATGGTTAGCTCCAGGGAATAGATGGCGCAAATGGTTAATCTTGTAGTTGTGTGAATTCAGAACTGACCCAGCTAGCGCTAGTTAGTTACCGATACAGTTGCATATCAGCATATCCATACGCCCTACTTTCCTGTCTTCCTACTTTCCTGTCTTCCTAATTCTACCAGTCAGCAGAGAACCTTAATATATGAGCTTTTACTTATATGAGAAAAGtacagagcgagagggaggaaagagtgtCTCTTCGTGTGAGTTGTCTGTAGGAGGTGCTTCGGTCCAACGGGAAGGATTGTGGTGAATAATTCATGGATTTTGCTGTCCCAGATTAGTTTACACTTCTTGGCACCCTGAGAAAAACAGGGAAGAGCAGTTCTGTACCCCCTTCCCCCGAGTCCATTTGAGTTTTTTCTAAGATCCAAGAAATGTAATATTGTGAGACAATGTTTGTTGTCATCTTTTCACACAAATTTTCTCTCTAtcttgttctttctctgtctgcctctcactctccccctccctctctgtatctctctctctctctctctctctctctctctctctctctctctctctctctctctctctcagattttGGGCTCATTATGAAACAGAGCAGGAGTCGCCAACATTGACAGTAAGGAGCTGTCTCGTTTGGGGCTGAAGTCGAGGCTCCAGTTActtagaaagagaaggagggggagaagaaaggaggaggagcgggagtgAAAGGATGGAGCATGCCCACAGTCTGCTCCTGGACGAGGAGGCCTGCAGCCAGCTGGGGGAGCACCAAAGGGCCGAGTTTGTCTTCGAGTGGCTCCGCTTTCTGAAGAAGCTCCTTCCTGCTGCCGACAGggtgaggagaaaagagaagagaagggtaggagtggaagaggagaggaggggcgggcgAGATTAGAAGAAGAGGAACCTAaacccttgagggtttaggttggttgaggggcagttctatgggcgtatgtgaagccctctgtgacatgcttgcgtgtaaaaagggctatacaaataaatttgattcgATTTGAAGCGTagggtgggaggagaagagggaaatGGGTATTTGGAGGAAGGgtggaaggaagaaaggaaaggtTGGTGGAAGATGGGATCAGAGGTTAGACTGGGTGATGGAGGACAGTAGGTAAGATCCACCAAGgtgaggaggatagaggagtgGTGGGGAGGAACAAGAGAAGGATAGCGTCTGGAGGTGATGAGTTGGGGGCGAAGGGATGATGGGATGAGGTGGagcggcaggcaggcagaggatgagagaggtgaggaataTAATACTTTTACTaataatgtgtgggtgtgtttgtgtttcaggcGGATGTGAAACAGAACCAGAAGCGCTTGGTTGAGCAGCTGACTTCAGTTCTGATATGCTCCCCAGGCCCTCCGACACGTTGGGTGTTGGCTGACTGCCTGGCCCTGCTCTACAAGCTAGGAgactccctctcttccagtcTCACTGTCGACAAATGCAATGACATCATTCGCAGCAAAGATGACTCTCCCAGCTTCCTGCCCACAAGACTGTGAGAACTGGAAAACAACCACTAAATAGAAACACATGTGAATAACCACCTGCAGTCAGAGTAACCTACAATAGCAGGACAATATATAATGTAGTTCAGGaatttgtttgttgaaaacttcATACATCTACAGCTACTGTATGCACATAATCGATACTGATATCACCTTTCCGTGTCACATGCTGTATATAAATAGTTCTGTCAAAGCATATCTCAATATGATGCCAAATGAACCTAGtgatgtaactgtgtgtgtgtttaatcccAGGGCTGCCATCGCCTGTCTGGGCACCCTCTACGAACAGCTGGGTCGCATGCTGGCCAACTCCTTCAAGGAGACCCTGGGGAACCTGCTTAAGGCCATGAAGAATGCAGAGGTGGGTGTTAGTGAGGTGCAGTTAGTTGGTGCAGGTGGTTGTGATGATGGTGGAAATGATGAGGAAGACTATGCTGATGGTATGGATGATGGTTACCTCAGTGACGATGACCCCAGTCCCCTCTGCTCTAGTCCCAGGGCCGGTATGAGATCATGCTAAGCACGGAGAAGATCCTGCGTGGGCTTGGCGTGAGCGCCGTTCCATGTCACAGGGACATCTACAAGGCCACACGCATGTGTCTGACCGACCGCTCCATGGCTGTGCGCTGCGCTGCCGCCAAGGTAGCAAACCCATCCTCCTAGACTACCACTGTGTTGACTTTTATGAAGCGCTTCACATGTTTGCAGTGCTGTGATGATATTTTCTGTATCTTTCAGTTTAACTGTGACTGTAAAATCAGTGTCCTTCATATTATTGTGGTCGAGATACTTACCTATGGTCAGTTCTCTAACAGACGCTTGTATAACTGACACACTCACTGTCTGCTAATCATCAAACCCATAATGGTTTAACTGTTGGTATTGTCTCCAGTGTCTGACTTAATGTTACTGTTGTTGTCTCTCCAGTGTCTGCTGGAACTACAGAGGGAAGCAGTGTTCCTGTGGACCTCAGAGCTGGAGAACGTTGCCACTCTCTGCTTCAGGGCCTTCGAGGGCTCCAACTATGACGTGAGGGTGGCTGTAGCCCGGCTGCTGGGAACTTTGCTCGCCACGGCCGTGGAACCCAAACAGCCCACCGGTAGGTTCCAATACAACCTGCACAGAAATCTGTAAGAACTTGTAGACATTCTGGAACACTTGTTGAACATCTGGGTGACGCTGCACATAATAGAAGAACCAGCTAGCAATAATGCATTTTTATTACCACTCTCaccaaccactgagctatacccaccccaccccagcagATGCATTAAAGCAATAGCAGCCTTTTCCTTGATGACTGAggagtgtttgagtgtctgtAGACCTGGCTTTTACCGCCATGTTGTCTTGTTCATTTAAATGCCTTGGTTTCCCGGACAACGCttcagtctgtgtttgtgtgttatccACCCCTGTTTGAATCAGCAGCCCTCAGGCAGAGCTCCAAGCGGACCTcgttggaggaggtgatggacctGCTGACAGGTGGTTTCCTGAGAGGGGGGGCTGGCTTCCTGCGGGCCAGTGGAGACATGCTGAAGGGAACAA encodes the following:
- the LOC134026882 gene encoding uncharacterized protein LOC134026882, with protein sequence MEGKWEAIYNLLSGGSYPSGYTKAQRQTIRRSSLNFALKDGVLFRKSHGGLCKVLRTEEEIREVLTQYHDNNDHAGQKRMLKSLNRMYHWGGMCPAINTWIKNCETCKNKPVYNNSSVGNSFRCIAYGCESSSVHQNDGTTFHRFPRDSPERMDLWVALAQRDRWSIGSNVYLCSKHFTDDCFESSEEGLVLKPDAVPTIAVALPLKEEPLFQESETDDHSLEFGSLEELISASNDTLKREEHQYDAMEHYLSTGRYFKISKAVKGSIRRQSKGFILTGGVLMNNQRPALRRVLRSREEVVNILKQFHNDRGHKGMSYSYASMSKQYFWGTMTRDLADWIANCDQCCVDRESRKHMCSVYKCNNYSGPVERGLGITFHPFPIHKPHLLDCWVKAMGRPSWFPRPRSVVCSGHFTEDCFDRSGDTVVLKPDAVPSMFLYQQPVQQSPSISKKVLALGLNEFSQGTTSDQAFFAKYDVVDRYIRENIYPSGLSSVEKNTIRRFCKKFIIKDGLLHIMIKSRVLKVLRSQEEVNEALAEFHDELNHLNLKKCMRLLTERYFWGTMEVDVARWIENCSECSEAPMELEQHQEPATGVTQPNKSWQNNTDLAPISPHSAATGIVCEDDIADWVEDCAEISASTKKALVKPKRRPGPASGVLQPVEPEDIIIDVIPFSPHRSSTVSVSEHDTWCCIEDCDKLSASMKKALVEPDQHQEAGIGIPSYSPESSASVNAGEEYGGHDVHNRDVRGEKLQPVPTNAVMQMVLFSQQQNKVVLVRGSDLEPIQLSQPQPQVQILPQSQPQPQVQILSQSQPQPQVQILSQVQAQPATPTSSQPQPLKTQTWPQTRYQTRNQTRTQTQGRGSEQVANGNAKLNLKASIPPPQSSAMLQASPPMSTVRHRTVMSPKVPSARSVPKVPSSRSVLSSPKAPPSHKSTTTACNQAVGLQARTVIQQCSQALLKISPVVDGAEAKWVQIQDGMVVYVCFFKGATEEIIPKMVETLLETKLFRKSNGQMVSVLKLPGSVLLIPQDTLTGNSIFMNRVMYPDVAQPRRGAQLYSQLVTGCEKAMNDKLSTDSEVGVKHGTYGNKQEILINSQEPATLLLEF
- the dtd2 gene encoding D-aminoacyl-tRNA deacylase 2: MTEEAGAAAHARTVLQQCIHARLQVKPADEESGAEWVEINRGMVIYICFFKGATEDIIPKMVSTLLNLRLCEADSGKYTSVLELPGSVLVVPQATLGGKAKGKGMQYHNNIRKEEGLRLYSDFVCQCERELDSARGRTAEEGAGAKTTVKHGTYGNRQVLKLDTNGPYTHLMEF